One window of the Camarhynchus parvulus chromosome 2, STF_HiC, whole genome shotgun sequence genome contains the following:
- the TMUB1 gene encoding transmembrane and ubiquitin-like domain-containing protein 1, which produces MALIEGVGDEVTVLFALLLAAAVLGLAWASTRAPEPAAPPAEAAPSTAPAERKASTPNPTPAPAPVPAEGAAASDEAEGLRHRNAPAASAEGPAEPTLVLRLKFLNDTERLARVRPGDTVGALKRTYFPGQEQQVRLIYQGQLLRDDTQSLAGLHLGHLSVLHCHLSPPSAAPTAPGSPGPRSPAPAALGVGSLALPLFVLLLALLWYLQLQHRHVFTATATTCLAGLTLLVTFVAFAMYRR; this is translated from the exons ATGGCGCTCATCGAGGGCGTCGGCGATGAGGTGACGGTGCTGTTCGCGCTGCTGCTGGCGGCCGCCGTGCTGGGGCTCGCCTGGGCCTCCACGCGCGCCCCCGAGCCCGCGGCGCCGCCGGCTGAGGCGGCCCCGAGCACGGCCCCCGCCGAGCGCAAGGCCTCGACCCCCAACCCGaccccggccccagccccggtCCCGGCCGAGGGAGCGGCGGCCTCCGATGAGGCGGAGGGGCTGCGGCACCGGAACGCTCCCGCGGCCAGCGCCGAGGGCCCCGCCGAGCCCACGCTGGTGCTGCGGCTCAAGTTCCTGAACGACACGGAGCGCCTGGCGCGGGTGCGTCCCGGGGACACCGTCGGTGCGCTCAAGAG GACCTACTTcccggggcaggagcagcaggtgcgCTTGATCTACCAGGGACAGCTGCTGCGTGACGAcacccagagcctggcagggctgcaccTGGGCCACCTGAGCGTCCTGCACTGCCACCTGTCGCCGCCCAGCGCGGCCCCCACggcccccggcagccccggcccccgcagccccgcgccTGCCGCGCTGGGCGTGGGCAGCCTGGCGCTGCCGCTCTtcgtgctgctgctggccctgctctggtacctgcagctgcagcaccgGCACGTCTTCACCGCCACCGCCACCACCTGCCTGGCCGGCCTCACCCTGCTCGTCACCTTCGTGGCCTTCGCCATGTACCGCAGATAG
- the FASTK gene encoding fas-activated serine/threonine kinase — translation MLCPLLCPWLRALTRAGPRGPAARERRGAAMFPACCCAGKARPRLLLPLDPYGHGLLPAVHPDGGRGRAHGKRKSWNFIHEKMSYDTFFTMKRLIERSRSVGEVLRWVTQNPGKVSASHYPIALHKLGQLLQQQPGPPAGAGDGRGPAGQVLEQPEFHVLCQAIVSGCAKFDNFSIVNCLYAAAALGLPGESPLVRVLEDESRSRLGRFNQKDVSMVFSSVMRLHPSSPHPLVESCLSSLERHLEKERHPQTLFLLLSYYRLRAQALQGHAASDQQLINNRKILRLVRHTLGQVSAMREHELALLDEMLALCAQEANNKALEAIFSSQLFYENRQERFIRSMAEWLPRKAENLTPYTMALIAKYVARHRLREPRLLDTIANFLLKRGEQLDSKVIQKLVFPFSRMNYRPSNHSELFPKLEAILEQKAGSSPLATVNILMSMFQLSHFPQTVLHQVFSPGFITNVMSSPYALIVRRYLSLLDAAVELEFREYSGPRLDPRYRVLMFEHALTADEANRKYSYKGLVAEALRQLVGEECYRQDEVLPPGYCTDFLLWINRSGTVLPLSRVPAASRAPPATSPVAMSLRSSVLALTSDLQDFAPFAAEAPSSPPGPRESGRAGRFLPALCPAPGGPCFQPPSDYYCGLSKEPSLASPGSSTLSSPSECLSAPPPGTPDCSPRASAASLFQFPIGKILEEEEEAAGCPGQEHGCFQGEQAQEQPEERSPPASEDAGPPPSPCRPSPKRGPQEGPQGAEEIQRVVLSVNDKWHYCQNSDILVGSRAMRDRHLRLLGYCLVQLPYTELEKVSGIEEAKHYLRQKLRELRF, via the exons atGCTGTGCCCGCTGCTGTGCCCATGGCTCCGCGCTCTGACCCGGGCGGGCCCGCGGGGCCCGGCTGCCCGTGAGCGCCGCGGTGCCGCGATGTTCCCCGCCTGCTGCTGTGCCGGCAAGGCCAGGccgcggctgctgctgcccctggaccCCTACGGCCATGGGCTGCTGCCCGCCGTGCACCCGGAcggcggccggggccgggcccaCGGcaagaggaagagctggaaCTTCATCCACGAGAAGATGAGCTACGACACCTTCTTCACCATGAAGCGGCTGATCGAGCGCTCGCGCAGCGTGGGCGAGGTGCTGCGCTGGGTCACGCAGAACCCGGGCAAGGTGTCGGCCAGTCACTACCCCATAGCGCTGCAcaagctggggcagctcctgcagcagcagccgggGCCGCCCGCGGGGGCTGGGGATGGCCGCGGGCCCGCggggcaggtgctggagcagcccgaGTTCCACGTGCTCTGCCAGGCCATCGTCAGCGGCTGCGCCAAGTTCGACAACTTCAGCATCGTCAACTGCCTGTACGCGGCGGCCGCGCTGG GGCTGCCCGGGGAGTCCCCGCTGGTGCGGGTGCTGGAGGATGAGTCCCGCAGCCGCCTGGGCCGCTTCAACCAGAAGGACGTGTCGATGGTGTTCAGCAGCGTGATGCGGCTGCACCCCTCCAGCCCGCACCCGCTGGTCGAGTCGTgcctcagcagcctggagcggcacctggagaaggagcggcacccccagaccctgttcctgctgctctcgTACTACCGGCTGCGGGCGCAGGCGCTGCAGGGCCACGCGGCCTCCGACCAGCAGCTCATCAACAACCGCAAGATCCTGCGCCTGGTGCGGCACACGCTGGGCCAGGTGAGCGCCATGCGGGAGCACGAGCTGGCGCTGCTGGACGAGATGCTGgccctgtgtgcccaggagGCCAACAACAAGGCCCTGGAGGCCAtcttcagctcccagctcttCTACGAGAACCGGCAGGAGCGCTTCATTCGCAGCATGGCAG AGTGGCTGCCCCGGAAGGCAGAGAACCTGACCCCCTACACCATGGCCCTCATCGCCAAGTACGTGGCACGGCACCGGCTGCGTGAGCCGCGCCTGCTCGACACCATCGCCAACTTCCTGCTGAAGCGTGGCGAGCAACTCGACAGCAAG GTGATCCAGAAGTTGGTGTTTCCCTTCAGCCGGATGAACTACCGCCCCTCCAACCACAGCGAGCTCTTCCCCAAGCTGGAGGCCATCCTGGAGCAGaaggctggcagctccccacTGGCCACCGTCAACATCCTCATGTCCATGTTCCAGCTCAGCCACTTCCCACAGACCGTCCTGCATCAGGTCTTCTCCCCAGGCTTCATCACCAATGTCATGA GCAGCCCGTACGCGCTGATCGTGCGCCGGTACCTGTCGCTGCTGGACGCGGCCGTGGAGCTGGAGTTCCGCGAGTACAGCGGCCCCCGGCTGGACCCGCGCTACCGCGTGCTCATGTTCGAGCACGCCCTGACCGCTGACGAGGCCAACAGAAAGTACAG CTACAAGGGGCTGGTGGCCGAGGCTCTGCGGCAGCTGGTGGGGGAGGAATGCTACCGGCAGGACGAGGTGCTGCCCCCTGGGTACTGCACAG ACTTCCTGCTGTGGATCAACCGCTCAGGCACAGTGCTGCCTCTCTCACGTGTTCCGGCAGCTTCCAGGGCACCCCCAGCCACATCCCCCGTCGCCATGTCCCTGCGGTCCAGCGTCCTCGCCCTCACCTCCGATTTGCAGGACTTTGCCCCGTTTGCTGCAGAGGCGcccagcagccccccaggcCCCCGGGagagcggccgggccgggcggttCCTGCCGGCGCtctgcccggccccggggggGCCCTGCTTCCAGCCCCCCTCGGACTATTACTGCGGGCTGAGCAAGGAGCCCTCCCTGGCCAGCCCGGGCAGCTCCACGCTCAGCAGCCCCTCCGAGTGCCTCtcggcgccgccgcccggcaCCCCCGACTGCTCCCCCCGCGCCTCCGCCGCCTCCCTCTTCCAGTTCCCCATCGGCAAAatcctggaggaggaggaggaggccgcCGGCTGCCCTGGCCAGGAGCACGGCTGCTTCCAGGGGGAGcaggcccaggagcagcccgAGGAGCGGAGCCCCCCGGCCAGCGAGGACGCCGGCCCCCCGCCCTCGCCGTGCCGGCCCAGCCCCAAGCGGGGCCCCCAAGAAGGGCCGCAGGGAGCCGAGGAGATCCAGAG